TTGCTGAAGCTTGGGTTGATATCATGGAGCAGTGTTTTCTAGTGCTGCACTATGACGAGGATGAGAAGATGGAGGTAGCTGATTTCATGATCCAAGGAAAAGCTCGGAAATGGTGGAAACCTGTTTCTGTCATTCTAGTTCAGCAGCATGGGCGGATTCGTTGGGAAAATTTCCGTCAGGCCTTCATCAATCatcactttccgccagctcttcgccAGGCGAAGGAGATGGAACTGTTGACCATTAAGCAAGGAGAttcgaacattgaggattatcatAAGCGTTTTAAAGATCTGTTGTCGTACGCTCCTCACATCAATGAGAATTCTGCAGCAAAATATTCTCACTTTTTGAATGGTttgaaccaggagatttttaTCGGGTTTCTGTCTGTGatgatcctacttcgtacgaaggATTAGTGAATCGTTGTCGTCAAGCCGAGATCAGTATTgctagtgttagagtaggtgcccgtcgagccaagtgttggccgagggttcatgattaaactctatgtataaacagtctttattttaataatatttgactttatcgttttggcacttctttatctgtatacccatgctagtttcatagataaagcccttgaatatacaaatagaagaaagaatatgagatgctcatatgatgagtatcatgaaactcgtatttgaaatactgtatattctaaacggttcctagtcgattcagccaccattaagaaggatataggccgcacgagttagagactagtatctgcgatgtgagtaccatgtttcattggtaggagacattgtgatgtccgaacatgcagataggtgctccttgtagagagtgcactgaacaaccctccataaaaggactttccaagtggttctcacttatcgagtggaaaagtcctggtttatggttgtacaccattagtccttatgacccgggacaacattgagactctatgtgctagaattacactttgacttgtttaccgactctcatggggtcatcaggtggcaaggttgggtgttctgtcgaaacatataggagtctatgcattgtagtcggggattcaccgcttaccttcgggtatggatatcctatgtgttctcatgtatgtgtaggttgaaatctctgatcagagtatggtggtaattatgaaaggagtttcatagattacaccatcgatgcaactacggcatgacacatagtatcgattcattgacaactctcgataaaccaatggttgtcgaatcggtcgggatatatgagttgaagggatcgtactgtacgctaaccataattgaatggttcttgcaggcactatcatttgatacctagggaatcatgtaagcgatgctgctaggcgtttaacatgattggttgggtattatcagacttgagttctgacgttcttattatcaaggagttgataagtaagaatggagcaatttgggtatgctcatataaggacatgtttagtccgaatcacatggagatgtgaacccacggctagttgtaccaatgaaccattgagggccacacaagtgctagctttctagatcccgttgagaagttaaaatagttcaatgtgttgaacggcttgtaaatgagtttataagcgtgaggaaaaatagaagtatgacttctatgagagaaatgtaattttaatttatgaatgtgttcttaaattaaaagctggccaaataaataatgtatttgaaaattgtgattttcataaacattattatggactaaattaaattaattcaagtgttgaattcaTTAAACACTactggacctagtagagtctaaataattaaattaattcaagagtagaattaattaaatcaaattgagtcttgtagagctcaatttaaataaattatttaactagtggacctgagtaaattcaagtaatatttaattagtctcaaatatgtttgagataattaaatttagtccatgcttttaatttgttaaaaaaaaaccatataatatatgaatgcatgggaggtgaagagttgggagacaactttctcaatattccagacatgtgtcacacatggcaacaacaactttttacactaccaaggctagtctcccttccccccattGTAGCATGAAATGGCCGAAACTTGCAAGCAatattctctcaatttttctcttcaagtgttgaggaagaaatgtaacgccccgaaaattttaaggtccacgtaaaccacatgcatgcaattattaaattttcttgtattttgattaaatgttttaattgcataaattaattatgttgtgcatgtttagatgtttaaaatatatttttctacattgttgcattaaaatgtatttttaaaaggttattcgagttgcaatcgaggaacggagactgatggctgaaaaatgtaaaatctttgtattaaataattatttttaattatttaaaatatggtcgatgctttttatttatttttaaaaataaagggctttgaggtgattttatacgccgggacgtaaattttatcggtgttggtttttcaactaaaatacgagcttctaggcaacccggctattaaattcacaatcttattttaacaaaactatttttaatatattaattaaatcctaatcaaGCACTAGTGGgcattgtgatacccttgtcccacatcgaaaaaaatcaagatttaaaatgagtttataatggcttacaatggacttctatagcaacttgggttaatcattttcgtaaaagcgaggacgaatacgaagtagttgctataggggctcaTTGTGCAGTTACGCAGCCGcggcccgggctcggggcgtgacagaatggtatcagagccggtcaccggcatggaacaccgggaaataagtgctatgcagggcaaagtgctacgtgcatgggagccacctcttgaacctgcggggcaaagtgctacatgacgggagccacctcttgaacctttAGGAGCCACatctagattctcggtgctggtggatcgaggggtcagtcgcgacgaggacgtcgcgttctgaaggaggggtgattgtgatacccgtgtcccacatcgaaaaaaatcaagatttaaaatgagtttataatggcttacaatggacttctatagcaacttgggttaatcattttcgtaaaagcgaggacgaata
This region of Primulina eburnea isolate SZY01 chromosome 14, ASM2296580v1, whole genome shotgun sequence genomic DNA includes:
- the LOC140811170 gene encoding uncharacterized protein, yielding MDFMKIGPPPLTGDENADVAEAWVDIMEQCFLVLHYDEDEKMEVADFMIQGKARKWWKPVSVILVQQHGRIRWENFRQAFINHHFPPALRQAKEMELLTIKQGDSNIEDYHKRFKDLLSYAPHINENSAAKYSHFLNGLNQEIFIGFLSVMILLRTKD